One segment of Hippopotamus amphibius kiboko isolate mHipAmp2 chromosome 4, mHipAmp2.hap2, whole genome shotgun sequence DNA contains the following:
- the TRDMT1 gene encoding tRNA (cytosine(38)-C(5))-methyltransferase isoform X2 has protein sequence MEPLRVLELYSGIGGMHHALRESCIPAQVVAAVDVNTVANEVYKYNFPHTQLLAKTIEGITLEEFDRLSFNMILMSPPCQPFTRIGLQGDVTDPRTNSFLYILDILPRDLLIQTIENCGFQYQEFLLSPTSLGIPNSRLRYFLIAKLQSEPFPFQAPGQVLMEFPQTESEHPHKHAIDAEKKIDEKKIEPSIYFDSSMQCSGKEAILFKLETAGEIERKHQQDSDLSVRMLKDFLEDDIDMNSYFLPPKSLLRYALLLDIVKPTSRRSTCFTKGYGRYVEGTGSVLQTTEDVQIENIYKSLTNLSQEEKIARLLMLQLRFFTPKEIANLLGFPPEFGFPENTTVKQCYRLLGNSLNVHVVAKLIKILCK, from the exons AAAGCTGTATACCTGCACAGGTGGTGGCTGCGGTTGATGTAAACACTGTTGCTAACGAAGTATACAAGTATAATTTTCCTCACACACAGTTACTGGCCAAGACAATCGAA GGCATTACACTAGAGGAGTTTGACAGATTATCTTTCAATATGATTTTAATGAGCCCTCCTTGTCAGCCATTCACAAg AATTGGCCTGCAAGGTGATGTGACTGATCCAAGGACGAATAGCttcttatatattctagatattctTCCAAG AGACCTGTTAATACAAACAATAGAAAATTGTGGCTTTCAGTACCAAGAATTTCTGTTGTCTCCAACCTCT CTTGGCATTCCGAATTCAAGGCTGCGGTATTTCCTTATTGCAAAGCTTCAGTCAGAGCCGTTCCCTTTTCAAGCCCCTGGTCag GTACTGATGGAGTTCCCCCAAACTGAATCTGAACATCCACACAAACAtgcgatagatgcagaaaagaaaattgatgaaaagaaaattgagCCAAGTATTTACTTTGATAGCAGCATGCAGTGTTCTGGAAAAGAGGCCATTCTTTTTAAGCTTGAAACTGCAGGAGAAATTGAGAGGAAACATCAACAGGACAGTGATCTCTCTGTGCGCATGCTGAAAGATTTTCTTGAAGATGACATTGACATGAATTCATACTTCTTACCACCAAAGTCATTGCTGCGATATGCTCTTTTGCTGGACATTGTTAAGCCCACTTCCAGAAGGTCCACGTGCTTTACAAAAGG TTATGGACGCTACGTAGAAGGAACAGGATCTGTGTTGCAGACCACAGAGGATGTGCAG ATTGAGAACATCTACAAGTCCCTTACCAATTTGTCACAAGAAGAAAAGATAGCAAGGTTGTTAATGCTTCAGCTTCGATTTTTCACTCCTAAAGAAATAGCAAATCTCCTTGGATTTCCTCCAGAGTTCG GATTTCCTGAGAACACAACCGTCAAACAGTGTTACCGTCTCCTTGGAAATAGTCTCAATGTGCATGTAGTAGCCAAACTAATCAAAATCCTatgtaaatga
- the TRDMT1 gene encoding tRNA (cytosine(38)-C(5))-methyltransferase isoform X1 — translation MEPLRVLELYSGIGGMHHALRESCIPAQVVAAVDVNTVANEVYKYNFPHTQLLAKTIEGITLEEFDRLSFNMILMSPPCQPFTRIGLQGDVTDPRTNSFLYILDILPRLQKLPKYILLENVKGFEVSSTRDLLIQTIENCGFQYQEFLLSPTSLGIPNSRLRYFLIAKLQSEPFPFQAPGQVLMEFPQTESEHPHKHAIDAEKKIDEKKIEPSIYFDSSMQCSGKEAILFKLETAGEIERKHQQDSDLSVRMLKDFLEDDIDMNSYFLPPKSLLRYALLLDIVKPTSRRSTCFTKGYGRYVEGTGSVLQTTEDVQIENIYKSLTNLSQEEKIARLLMLQLRFFTPKEIANLLGFPPEFGFPENTTVKQCYRLLGNSLNVHVVAKLIKILCK, via the exons AAAGCTGTATACCTGCACAGGTGGTGGCTGCGGTTGATGTAAACACTGTTGCTAACGAAGTATACAAGTATAATTTTCCTCACACACAGTTACTGGCCAAGACAATCGAA GGCATTACACTAGAGGAGTTTGACAGATTATCTTTCAATATGATTTTAATGAGCCCTCCTTGTCAGCCATTCACAAg AATTGGCCTGCAAGGTGATGTGACTGATCCAAGGACGAATAGCttcttatatattctagatattctTCCAAG attacaAAAATTACCGAAGTATATTCTTTTAGAAAATGTTAAAGGTTTTGAAGTATCTTCTACAAG AGACCTGTTAATACAAACAATAGAAAATTGTGGCTTTCAGTACCAAGAATTTCTGTTGTCTCCAACCTCT CTTGGCATTCCGAATTCAAGGCTGCGGTATTTCCTTATTGCAAAGCTTCAGTCAGAGCCGTTCCCTTTTCAAGCCCCTGGTCag GTACTGATGGAGTTCCCCCAAACTGAATCTGAACATCCACACAAACAtgcgatagatgcagaaaagaaaattgatgaaaagaaaattgagCCAAGTATTTACTTTGATAGCAGCATGCAGTGTTCTGGAAAAGAGGCCATTCTTTTTAAGCTTGAAACTGCAGGAGAAATTGAGAGGAAACATCAACAGGACAGTGATCTCTCTGTGCGCATGCTGAAAGATTTTCTTGAAGATGACATTGACATGAATTCATACTTCTTACCACCAAAGTCATTGCTGCGATATGCTCTTTTGCTGGACATTGTTAAGCCCACTTCCAGAAGGTCCACGTGCTTTACAAAAGG TTATGGACGCTACGTAGAAGGAACAGGATCTGTGTTGCAGACCACAGAGGATGTGCAG ATTGAGAACATCTACAAGTCCCTTACCAATTTGTCACAAGAAGAAAAGATAGCAAGGTTGTTAATGCTTCAGCTTCGATTTTTCACTCCTAAAGAAATAGCAAATCTCCTTGGATTTCCTCCAGAGTTCG GATTTCCTGAGAACACAACCGTCAAACAGTGTTACCGTCTCCTTGGAAATAGTCTCAATGTGCATGTAGTAGCCAAACTAATCAAAATCCTatgtaaatga